In Fructilactobacillus cliffordii, a single genomic region encodes these proteins:
- a CDS encoding DUF806 family protein, whose product MTDDIVMPVVAAKRLLKSANFEWIDKIVQTTAGLDNDDAKNQTTAVISEVESEPYEDADNTFKNWTSVVEVQLFYAQNADFNLMRAEVDLARLFNNNDWQVARSEGHDVDPDTNQVMKTFYFRRTFFV is encoded by the coding sequence ATGACGGATGACATTGTAATGCCGGTCGTTGCTGCGAAACGTCTACTGAAATCAGCTAACTTTGAATGGATAGACAAGATTGTTCAAACAACGGCCGGATTGGACAATGACGATGCTAAGAATCAGACAACAGCTGTTATTTCTGAAGTTGAGTCTGAACCTTATGAGGACGCTGACAATACATTTAAAAACTGGACTTCTGTCGTAGAGGTCCAGCTTTTTTATGCGCAAAATGCAGATTTTAACTTAATGCGGGCAGAAGTTGACTTAGCTCGATTATTTAACAACAACGATTGGCAAGTGGCTCGTAGTGAGGGCCATGACGTTGATCCGGATACAAATCAAGTGATGAAAACGTTCTACTTTCGTAGAACGTTTTTTGTTTAG
- a CDS encoding phage tail protein, translating to MPAVRTTLAAVHGIEHIYMGKINKNTGKVIIGPDGLDPTGIKMVSGDMIGGKTANITALEEKATKEYADNGIKRLSQGVSAPEIALTFLDMPLDTYRKVLGYEKSGTGWVMASDNKPSIGIIIQAGDHKGHHQYTAFANGQVISPTENHGTDTNNKTNADVTLTFDAINPIDTNSFIGSNGVQQIFKKFYDADDDFNFQKMMDEVFIGNALNGGTPNDGNNTPLPITISVHYQDTDGQSIADAPDVQLNGEAGDDYEIKTPEINGYTYVKSTLPLKGKFTTSQSAVVTYAKNKPNDGTSGTNDGSARQQ from the coding sequence ATGCCAGCAGTAAGAACTACGCTAGCCGCCGTTCATGGTATTGAACATATCTACATGGGAAAAATCAACAAAAATACCGGGAAAGTAATTATCGGACCAGATGGGCTTGACCCAACTGGAATCAAGATGGTTTCCGGAGACATGATCGGGGGCAAGACAGCTAACATTACGGCTTTAGAAGAAAAAGCGACTAAGGAATACGCTGACAACGGAATTAAGCGATTATCACAAGGGGTTTCAGCTCCTGAAATTGCACTTACATTCTTAGACATGCCATTAGACACTTATCGGAAAGTGCTGGGCTACGAAAAGAGTGGTACAGGATGGGTAATGGCATCAGACAATAAGCCTTCCATCGGTATCATCATTCAAGCTGGGGATCACAAAGGGCATCACCAGTACACCGCATTTGCTAATGGTCAGGTTATTTCACCAACCGAAAACCACGGTACTGATACCAACAACAAAACTAATGCTGATGTTACTTTGACATTTGATGCCATTAATCCAATTGACACTAACTCATTCATCGGGTCTAACGGGGTTCAACAGATTTTCAAGAAATTCTACGATGCCGATGATGATTTTAATTTCCAAAAAATGATGGACGAGGTTTTCATCGGAAACGCTCTGAATGGTGGGACGCCTAACGACGGGAACAACACACCGCTGCCAATTACGATTAGTGTTCATTATCAAGATACAGATGGTCAATCGATTGCGGATGCCCCTGACGTTCAATTAAACGGAGAAGCTGGTGATGACTACGAGATTAAGACGCCAGAAATTAATGGATATACCTATGTAAAATCTACGCTGCCGCTTAAAGGTAAATTCACTACGTCTCAATCAGCAGTAGTTACCTATGCAAAAAATAAGCCTAATGATGGCACATCAGGAACAAATGACGGATCTGCGAGGCAACAGTAA